Proteins from one Leptospira wolffii serovar Khorat str. Khorat-H2 genomic window:
- the lsa26 gene encoding surface adhesion protein Lsa26, with translation MKRNLIYRILFLGVCFHITTSLSAAGTYSEGWTVAKLTQFESRGLIFDSYEGLLEVTTFNPQEACAEEKDECFIPTKQKVEFSVRPENADVVNFLSKNLNQEILVQYRVHRLEPIALSTDYEVIGAQIQEKALPKDGPDKFIGKKTGSKRNFSVTGRILSLEYRGTLIGTWEGLYLDETRGKVHPFSITDEEVAAFATSTLKYGAKYFLGVSVAFATGWRESHYDLFEVNYKAPAGALEATTPKK, from the coding sequence ATGAAACGCAATCTAATTTATCGCATTCTCTTTTTAGGAGTCTGCTTCCATATCACCACCTCACTTTCCGCCGCAGGAACCTATTCGGAAGGATGGACCGTGGCCAAGCTCACGCAATTCGAAAGTAGAGGTCTGATCTTCGATTCCTACGAAGGTCTATTGGAAGTAACGACATTCAATCCGCAAGAAGCATGCGCCGAAGAAAAAGACGAATGCTTTATCCCAACCAAACAAAAAGTGGAGTTCAGCGTGCGTCCGGAAAATGCGGACGTGGTCAATTTCCTAAGCAAGAACCTAAACCAAGAGATTTTGGTCCAGTATAGAGTTCATAGATTAGAACCTATCGCTCTTTCCACCGACTACGAAGTGATCGGAGCCCAAATCCAGGAAAAGGCGCTTCCGAAAGATGGACCGGATAAATTCATAGGAAAGAAAACCGGATCCAAGAGAAATTTCTCGGTCACAGGACGCATTCTAAGTTTGGAATATAGAGGAACTCTAATCGGAACCTGGGAAGGCTTGTATTTGGACGAGACCAGAGGAAAGGTTCATCCATTTTCCATAACCGACGAGGAAGTAGCCGCTTTCGCGACGAGTACTCTCAAATACGGAGCCAAGTATTTCCTCGGAGTCTCCGTGGCATTCGCTACCGGATGGAGAGAATCCCATTACGATTTATTCGAAGTGAATTATAAGGCGCCTGCGGGAGCTTTGGAAGCGACCACTCCTAAGAAGTAA
- a CDS encoding CapA family protein — protein MYRISALISLFGIFLFVSECSPIRSVENETIKIKAVGDLVMGTNYPENKLPADPRKTLFSEVEPSLKGADILFANFESTLTDYPHCAKNINRPLIFAFRTPPSYAKILKDVGFDIVSIANNHSLDFHQQGFDDTAKNLSDAGVRHTGKKGIITYMNAKGVSVAWIGFSHMQAAHNHVNEIEEGVALVKEAKKKAQLVFISVHGGAEGGPALHVKNEQERFYGEYRGNLVALSHALIDAGADLFIGHGPHLPRAMELYKGKLIAYSLGNFLGYRVFSTKGYGGYSLVLEADLDKNGNFVKGKIHPLQLSQNGIPAPDPDLKTTELMQTLTKSDFPGKGPKIQSDGTILP, from the coding sequence ATGTATAGAATCTCCGCTTTGATTTCCCTTTTCGGGATTTTTCTTTTCGTTTCCGAATGTTCTCCTATTCGTTCCGTAGAGAACGAGACCATAAAAATAAAGGCGGTCGGGGACTTGGTGATGGGAACCAATTATCCGGAAAACAAACTTCCGGCCGATCCCAGAAAGACTCTATTCTCCGAAGTGGAACCCAGTCTGAAAGGTGCGGATATATTATTCGCGAATTTCGAGAGTACTCTTACCGATTATCCTCATTGTGCCAAGAATATCAATCGTCCTCTTATCTTCGCATTCAGGACTCCTCCATCGTATGCAAAAATCTTAAAGGATGTGGGATTCGATATCGTTTCCATCGCGAACAATCATAGTTTGGATTTTCACCAACAGGGTTTCGACGATACTGCCAAGAATCTTTCGGACGCCGGCGTGAGACATACGGGCAAAAAGGGAATCATCACTTATATGAACGCAAAAGGCGTTTCCGTCGCATGGATAGGATTCAGCCATATGCAAGCCGCTCATAATCATGTGAACGAAATCGAAGAAGGCGTGGCTCTCGTCAAGGAAGCCAAGAAAAAAGCCCAACTCGTTTTCATATCCGTACACGGAGGAGCGGAGGGCGGTCCGGCGCTTCATGTGAAAAACGAGCAGGAAAGATTCTACGGAGAATACCGCGGAAATCTGGTCGCTCTTTCCCACGCTCTCATAGACGCTGGTGCGGATCTATTCATAGGACACGGCCCTCATTTGCCTAGAGCTATGGAGTTGTATAAGGGAAAATTGATCGCATATTCTCTCGGGAACTTTTTGGGATATAGAGTGTTTTCCACAAAAGGTTATGGCGGCTATTCTTTAGTTCTCGAAGCGGACTTGGATAAGAATGGGAACTTTGTGAAAGGAAAAATCCATCCTTTGCAACTAAGCCAAAACGGAATTCCTGCGCCGGATCCGGACTTAAAAACCACGGAACTCATGCAGACTTTGACCAAATCGGATTTCCCTGGCAAGGGACCGAAGATCCAATCCGACGGTACGATTCTTCCTTGA
- a CDS encoding class I SAM-dependent methyltransferase, which yields MQSVPCNTCSHSDFLTLFSKASPKGEIFQIVKCKTCDLVQVNPQPSPEEVAKYYEDSYFTQRTDRGYDNYYSEVTKKEIARVFGLNLRDLGFFEWEKSLGSDKSSLDVGCAAGYFLDYLKDRGWKTKGLDIAPGPVEFARKKLGLDVEQKDFLTWDTNGSRKFDLITLWASIEHLHKPKETLQKILIHLKPGGRLILSTCRYGSLAKLLGPNWRYLNVPEHLYYYSLPGLKKLGSDLGYMPLSHISYGSGLTAKKGAGPFYKTAKKIADWSVKKFDQGDMMAICFGTVR from the coding sequence ATGCAATCCGTTCCTTGCAATACATGTTCTCATTCCGATTTTCTTACCCTATTCTCTAAAGCCAGTCCTAAAGGCGAAATCTTTCAAATCGTGAAATGCAAAACATGCGATCTCGTACAGGTAAATCCGCAGCCTTCTCCGGAAGAAGTCGCCAAGTATTACGAAGACAGCTATTTCACCCAAAGAACGGATAGGGGTTATGATAATTATTATTCCGAAGTAACGAAGAAAGAGATCGCAAGAGTCTTCGGACTGAACCTACGGGATTTAGGTTTCTTCGAATGGGAAAAATCCTTAGGCTCCGATAAGTCCTCCTTGGATGTGGGTTGCGCCGCCGGATATTTTTTGGATTATCTAAAAGACAGGGGCTGGAAAACGAAAGGCCTGGATATAGCTCCGGGTCCGGTGGAGTTCGCCCGGAAAAAGCTAGGCCTAGATGTGGAGCAAAAGGATTTTCTAACATGGGACACGAACGGAAGTCGAAAATTCGATCTGATCACGCTTTGGGCCAGCATAGAGCATCTGCATAAACCCAAGGAAACGCTTCAAAAAATCCTAATACATCTCAAGCCGGGAGGTAGGCTTATCCTTTCCACTTGCAGATACGGTTCTTTGGCAAAATTGCTGGGACCCAACTGGAGATATCTGAACGTTCCGGAGCATCTCTATTATTATAGCCTACCCGGCCTCAAAAAATTAGGAAGCGATTTAGGATACATGCCCTTATCTCATATTTCCTACGGAAGCGGACTTACCGCGAAGAAGGGCGCAGGCCCATTCTACAAAACCGCAAAAAAAATCGCGGATTGGTCCGTAAAGAAATTCGATCAGGGAGATATGATGGCGATCTGTTTCGGAACGGTCCGTTAA
- a CDS encoding LIC_13076 family protein — MLPNRKRILSAVLLGVCLISQACTLDKRIEFASADKIGLEAGSKPCVSNPGFTRWFAFYGLWRLPFSEPELAKKEGKVYFAEHGVNWWQGALNLVTGFFSSIVFYRVNVTECDLGTRFVHKDDYEKFFEDERDKARQEFFAKTEKDLEEGLRRYLEKTHAGENSGKNYSTIIYRTGRVFEARVVGQDTESIRVETEDDNGQKHESTIPKKEIYKVVFATKVIKVKDTGKDK, encoded by the coding sequence ATGCTACCGAATCGAAAAAGAATCCTAAGCGCCGTACTCTTAGGCGTTTGCCTGATCTCCCAAGCCTGTACTCTTGATAAGCGAATAGAATTCGCGTCAGCCGATAAGATCGGACTGGAAGCGGGGAGTAAACCTTGCGTTAGCAATCCCGGCTTTACTCGTTGGTTTGCATTTTACGGATTATGGAGACTGCCTTTCTCCGAACCTGAGTTAGCCAAGAAAGAAGGTAAGGTGTATTTTGCCGAACACGGGGTCAATTGGTGGCAGGGTGCTCTGAATCTGGTTACCGGATTTTTTAGCTCCATCGTATTTTATAGGGTAAACGTCACGGAATGCGATCTAGGAACCCGTTTCGTGCATAAGGATGATTACGAGAAATTCTTCGAAGACGAGAGGGATAAGGCTCGCCAGGAATTCTTCGCTAAGACCGAAAAAGACCTGGAAGAAGGCCTCCGTAGATACCTCGAAAAGACCCACGCGGGCGAAAATTCGGGTAAAAATTACAGCACTATCATCTATAGAACCGGTAGAGTGTTCGAAGCCAGAGTAGTAGGCCAGGATACGGAATCCATCCGCGTGGAAACCGAGGACGATAACGGACAAAAGCACGAGAGCACGATTCCTAAAAAGGAAATCTATAAGGTGGTTTTTGCCACTAAGGTGATCAAAGTTAAGGACACCGGAAAGGATAAGTAA
- a CDS encoding Pr6Pr family membrane protein — MWNKSAQTVARCFFALTAFACFIGVAMELWWSYHHESLLPPNAGFTRTFGPGFDSFFNQFAFFTTQSNLILGVTNLFLALGSAKDSRSLPIWRLVGVINILITGIVFNFILPGREREAFAEATSFIEHTLNPILGILGWMVFGPAGFVTLPRILLAACIPILYAVFTLVRGAIILWYPYNILDVTRIGYGGVSVNIIGIFILFLAIAGVLALLDRWIGSKSSKGIGLLRE, encoded by the coding sequence ATGTGGAACAAATCGGCTCAAACTGTGGCGAGGTGCTTCTTCGCTCTAACGGCATTCGCCTGCTTCATAGGTGTCGCAATGGAACTTTGGTGGTCTTATCACCACGAGTCCCTATTGCCTCCCAACGCGGGGTTTACTCGGACTTTCGGACCCGGGTTCGATTCTTTTTTCAATCAGTTCGCATTCTTTACGACCCAATCCAACCTAATCTTAGGCGTGACGAATCTGTTTTTAGCTTTGGGATCGGCAAAGGATTCCCGGTCCTTACCGATCTGGCGTTTGGTGGGTGTGATAAATATTCTGATTACGGGAATCGTTTTTAATTTCATTCTACCGGGAAGGGAAAGAGAGGCCTTCGCGGAGGCGACTAGTTTTATAGAGCACACTCTCAATCCTATCTTAGGAATTCTGGGATGGATGGTCTTCGGTCCCGCGGGCTTCGTTACCTTGCCTAGAATTTTACTAGCGGCTTGTATTCCGATTTTGTATGCGGTATTCACTTTGGTCAGAGGCGCCATCATTCTATGGTACCCCTATAATATTTTGGATGTGACTCGAATAGGTTACGGAGGTGTTTCCGTAAATATAATCGGCATTTTCATTCTATTTCTTGCGATCGCGGGAGTTTTGGCCCTATTGGATAGATGGATCGGATCCAAGAGTTCGAAAGGGATCGGACTTTTGCGGGAATAG